The following coding sequences are from one Haliotis asinina isolate JCU_RB_2024 chromosome 3, JCU_Hal_asi_v2, whole genome shotgun sequence window:
- the LOC137277069 gene encoding uncharacterized protein — MTSRQVAPFQALMNMIKVNYFAKSEVFRALIAVLCDYDITSPSSFRKTSRYINVLLGENQDLADCLITFLPHPSPLPPHLPEVVPTPSWHPPMVKTSLVPSHSPQGTCLPQSGDAASKSSLNNQDLTATFKLQEGTCRWCAPMMNDNVGMPGLVRPNISTTMQNMKTVATAKFSFDRVTPLHPFMLPHPGGDACHGPRIQSTLEAASVRHVPAGTNPSAFHRLLGLGHLPVEPHPLDQRPLDLSKGDIRSLKDSAAPLLDQVHPLPNPVGSRHNENQTIKTESNGVPPHKTLNKNVTSSVSSGIKCIPPGNTPLSHLLNMTAAHGKGHSLQTLTLGKHSNDSVELSASTKKVNRLKSKTGRELESLKDLTGKLKLAEKKIKMSQQYAKLFHPTSPDPVGYTSTGIPFQVVDPKMQYPIQETAKNLTSFPYIQRVILPDGEMRTLNFDNSSLKDEENRQEQCDIEMHTNGHKMPFKQDTNDNKPKKKKSKHSVKT, encoded by the exons ATGACCAGCAGGCAGGTTGCCCCATTCCAAGCTTTAATGAACATGATCAAAGTTAATTACTTTGCAAAGTCGGAGGTATTTAGAGCTTTGATAGCTGTGCTGTGTGACTATGACATTACCAGCCCATCAAGTTTCAgaaag ACCTCACGATACATCAATGTACTTTTGGGAGAAAACCAAGACCTTGCTGATTGCCTCATCACCTTCTTGCCTCATCCCTCTCCTCTGCCTCCACATCTGCCGGAAGTTGTTCCAACACCTTCTTGGCACCCACCTATGGTCAAAACCAGTTTGGTGCCATCACACTCACCTCAGGGTACTTGCCTTCCTCAATCAGGAGATGCTGCTTCAAAATCCAGTCTCAACAATCAGGATCTGACTGCAACATTCAAATTACAGGAGGGAACCTGTAGATG GTGTGCACCAATGATGAATGACAATGTTGGTATGCCTGGTTTAGTCCGGCCAAACATCTCCACCACTATGCAGAACATGAAGACAGTTGCAACAGCTAAGTTCAGCTTTGATAGGGTAACCCCTCTTCATCCCTTTATGTTGCCTCATCCAGGAGGGGATGCCTGTCATGGCCCAAGAATTCAGTCAACATTGGAAGCAGCTTCTGTCAGGCACGTTCCGGCTGGTACTAACCCATCAGCATTTCATCGTCTTTTAGGGTTGGGACATCTTCCAGTTGAACCCCATCCACTGGACCAGAGACCTCTGGATCTGTCTAAAGGTGATATTAGAAGTCTCAAGGACTCAGCAGCTCCTCTGTTGGATCAGGTCCATCCTTTGCCAAATCCTGTTGGAAGTAGACAcaatgaaaatcaaacaatcaaaactgAATCAAATGGTGTTCCACCACATAAGACACTTAATAAAAATGTTACTTCATCTGTGTCTTCAGGAATCAAGTGTATACCACCTGGCAACACTCCACTTTCCCACCTCCTAAATATGACTGCTGCGCATGGAAAAGGGCACTCTCTACAAACACTGACCCTAGGAAAACACTCAAATGACAGTGTGGAGCTATCAGCTTCTACAAAGAAGGTCAATCGACTTAAGTCAAAAACTGGGCGAGAACTGGAGTCATTGAAGGACCTGACCGGAAAGCTAAAGCTTGCTGAGAAGAAAATAAAGATGTCACAGCAATATGCAAAACTGTTTCATCCCACAAGTCCAGATCCAGTAGGATACACATCAACAGGAATCCCATTCCAGGTAGTGGACCCCAAGATGCAGTATCCTATTCAAGAAACAGCCAAGAACTTGACTTCCTTCCCGTACATTCAGAGAGTCATCTTGCCAGATGGAGAGATGCGAACTCTGAACTTTGACAACTCTTCTCTAAAGGATGAGGAAAATCGTCAAGAGCAATGTGACATTGAGATGCACACAAATGGACATAAAATGCCTTTTAAGCAAGACACCAATGATAAcaaacccaagaaaaaaaagaGTAAGCACTCAGTAAAGACCTAA